One segment of Rhodothermales bacterium DNA contains the following:
- a CDS encoding NAD(P)-dependent alcohol dehydrogenase yields the protein MKAAVYTTYGGPDVVRVADIPAPEPGPGELLIRVHATALASEDATFRKGDPFIARSATGFVRPGKPVLGTQFAGTVAAIGSEVVGFEPGDAVFGETGPVFGAHAEYVVVPWTGPVLLLPPSLSFEEGAALTGGELTALAFLRETAGLKAGQRILIIGASGAVGSAAVQLARHLGAHVTGVTSTGNVDMVSDLGAHAVIDYKKDDWTQSGQTWDVIFDTVGASRFSEAVGSLAPTGLYMTTVLGGRIVLDMLRTRFSRGRRARISFTGLRDREDRRTDLMFVRDAVTAGALRPVIDRTMPLSAIAEAHAHVDTGRKTGNVIITMEAQ from the coding sequence ATGAAAGCTGCTGTCTACACCACGTATGGCGGACCCGACGTCGTTCGGGTAGCCGATATTCCTGCACCGGAGCCTGGCCCGGGTGAATTGCTCATCCGCGTTCATGCCACGGCGCTCGCGTCGGAAGACGCAACATTCCGGAAGGGCGATCCCTTCATTGCCCGATCCGCCACGGGATTCGTCCGGCCCGGGAAACCGGTATTGGGTACGCAATTCGCTGGCACGGTGGCAGCCATCGGAAGCGAAGTCGTCGGATTCGAACCCGGGGACGCCGTATTCGGTGAAACGGGACCCGTCTTCGGGGCTCACGCCGAATATGTGGTCGTACCCTGGACCGGACCGGTGCTGCTGCTGCCGCCGTCCCTGTCCTTCGAGGAGGGTGCTGCCCTGACCGGAGGCGAATTGACCGCACTCGCCTTCCTGCGGGAGACGGCGGGTTTGAAAGCCGGTCAGCGGATCCTGATCATCGGGGCCTCGGGAGCCGTCGGGTCAGCAGCCGTTCAACTGGCTCGGCATCTCGGGGCGCATGTGACCGGTGTGACCAGCACCGGCAACGTGGATATGGTCAGCGATCTCGGCGCCCATGCGGTCATCGACTACAAGAAGGACGACTGGACGCAATCAGGTCAAACGTGGGATGTCATTTTCGACACGGTTGGTGCAAGCCGGTTCAGCGAGGCGGTGGGATCGCTTGCGCCTACCGGACTGTACATGACGACGGTCCTGGGCGGACGGATTGTCCTGGACATGCTGCGCACCCGATTCTCGAGGGGTCGGCGCGCACGGATCTCCTTCACCGGACTTCGTGACCGTGAAGACCGTCGAACCGATTTGATGTTCGTCCGGGACGCTGTGACCGCCGGGGCCCTCCGGCCCGTGATTGACCGGACCATGCCGCTGTCGGCCATCGCCGAGGCGCATGCCCATGTGGACACCGGCCGGAAAACCGGAAACGTCATCATTACCATGGAGGCCCAATGA
- a CDS encoding TetR/AcrR family transcriptional regulator C-terminal domain-containing protein, with protein sequence MYPPSDAGQTPLTRKIIIQHAVSLADAEGLDALSMRKLASRCGVEAMSLYNHVDNKDDVLNGMVESIIQKVHVPRADADWRQEMRTRALSAHALFLQHPWASMLIVSRVNAGPNMFKWVDATIGCLRAAGFSWAAADAAWNALDSFIHGFTLQRLNFPFKEGEYAQAAAAWLPSIPQDTLPHLHGMAREVAEERHSGIPDFTFGLDILLDGLERVLIENQGFPLTGPTPS encoded by the coding sequence ATGTACCCACCATCCGACGCCGGGCAGACACCCCTGACCCGGAAGATCATCATCCAGCACGCCGTCTCCCTGGCCGACGCGGAAGGACTGGACGCGCTTTCCATGCGCAAACTCGCCTCACGATGCGGCGTCGAGGCCATGTCCCTGTACAATCACGTGGACAACAAGGATGATGTCCTGAACGGGATGGTCGAGTCCATCATCCAGAAGGTCCACGTCCCCCGGGCCGACGCCGATTGGCGCCAGGAAATGCGCACACGGGCCCTGTCGGCGCATGCCCTTTTCCTGCAACACCCCTGGGCTTCCATGCTGATCGTATCCCGCGTCAACGCCGGTCCGAACATGTTCAAGTGGGTGGACGCCACCATCGGGTGCCTCCGAGCCGCCGGTTTCTCATGGGCCGCGGCCGATGCCGCGTGGAACGCCCTGGACAGCTTCATCCACGGATTCACACTACAGCGGCTGAACTTCCCGTTCAAGGAAGGAGAGTACGCACAGGCTGCGGCCGCGTGGCTGCCGTCCATCCCGCAGGACACCTTGCCCCATCTCCACGGAATGGCCCGGGAGGTGGCGGAAGAACGTCACAGCGGTATTCCGGACTTCACATTCGGGCTCGACATCCTGTTGGATGGCCTGGAGCGGGTGCTCATCGAAAACCAGGGCTTCCCTTTGACAGGACCTACTCCCTCGTGA
- a CDS encoding DUF4386 domain-containing protein: MKPTPSLAPASSGRSNHARWAGLAYIVVIIAAGFAQGGVRERLVVDGNAAETAANILEHAFLFKFGLASDLLAFMADALVAVLLWYVLRPAGRTLATAAATFRLIAHPAIGSLNLLNHYMALEVLQHPELVPGSAPDLALQFMDLHSMGYLIAGAFFGVSLILTGILMARMHFFPRLLAVLTGLAGVAYLMETFGMVLYPSAEAVWVGAVMVFAVAAEVPLALWLAIRRA, encoded by the coding sequence ATGAAACCGACCCCGTCCCTTGCGCCCGCTTCGTCCGGTCGATCAAACCACGCCCGTTGGGCCGGCCTGGCCTATATCGTCGTCATCATCGCTGCCGGATTCGCACAGGGCGGTGTCCGCGAACGCCTTGTCGTGGATGGAAATGCCGCCGAAACTGCGGCGAACATCCTGGAACATGCGTTCCTGTTCAAGTTCGGTTTGGCATCGGATCTGCTGGCCTTCATGGCCGATGCCTTGGTCGCGGTCCTGCTGTGGTACGTCCTGCGTCCGGCGGGTCGAACGCTGGCGACCGCTGCGGCGACGTTCCGGTTGATTGCCCATCCGGCCATCGGCAGCCTCAATCTGTTGAATCACTACATGGCACTCGAGGTGCTTCAACATCCGGAACTTGTTCCGGGGTCTGCTCCGGATCTGGCCCTGCAATTCATGGACCTGCACAGCATGGGGTACTTGATTGCCGGTGCCTTCTTTGGTGTCAGCCTCATCCTGACGGGAATCCTGATGGCACGCATGCACTTCTTCCCTCGGCTGTTGGCCGTTCTGACAGGGCTGGCCGGCGTCGCCTACTTGATGGAAACGTTCGGAATGGTCCTGTATCCATCCGCCGAAGCCGTGTGGGTGGGTGCGGTCATGGTCTTTGCCGTTGCTGCGGAAGTCCCATTGGCCTTATGGTTGGCCATCCGACGAGCGTAA